The Streptomyces sp. NBC_01775 genome includes a region encoding these proteins:
- a CDS encoding helix-turn-helix domain-containing protein has product MSIGNSPEEDRPSVGRALHQARIDARLTVDEVSTSTRVRAPIVQAIEQDDYSRCGGDVYARGHIRTLARAVGLDDAALVEQYDAEHGGRPAPTPPGTLFEAERIRPEPRRPNWTAAMVAAIVAVIGFVGFTLFSGGDSESGKPVAEDTPSHSPSKSGSGKPSPSRTSDPKPSESAIAGAPADKVTVRMTAERGNSWVSAKDHNGRQIHEGVLKEGESKTLTDDKRLDLVLGNAGGVKVFVNGKEVKHVGEVGQVQRVSYTRGDPEAG; this is encoded by the coding sequence GTGTCCATCGGCAACTCCCCCGAAGAGGACCGGCCTTCGGTCGGTCGAGCCCTCCACCAGGCCCGGATCGACGCACGGTTGACCGTGGACGAGGTGAGTACGTCCACGCGGGTGCGAGCCCCGATCGTGCAGGCGATCGAGCAGGACGACTACTCACGGTGCGGTGGGGACGTGTACGCGCGCGGCCACATCCGTACCCTCGCCCGAGCTGTCGGCCTCGATGACGCCGCGCTGGTCGAGCAGTACGACGCGGAGCACGGCGGCCGTCCGGCGCCGACCCCGCCCGGAACTCTGTTCGAAGCGGAGCGCATCCGTCCCGAACCCCGCAGGCCCAACTGGACGGCGGCCATGGTCGCCGCCATCGTCGCCGTGATCGGGTTCGTCGGCTTCACCCTCTTCAGCGGAGGCGACAGCGAATCCGGCAAGCCCGTCGCGGAGGACACCCCCTCGCACAGCCCGTCCAAGAGCGGATCGGGCAAGCCCTCCCCGTCCAGGACCAGCGACCCCAAGCCCTCGGAGAGCGCCATCGCGGGCGCACCGGCCGACAAGGTCACCGTGCGCATGACGGCGGAGCGGGGCAACAGCTGGGTCTCCGCCAAGGACCACAACGGACGTCAGATCCACGAAGGCGTCCTCAAGGAGGGTGAGTCCAAGACCCTCACCGACGACAAGCGGCTCGACCTGGTGCTCGGCAACGCCGGAGGCGTGAAGGTGTTCGTCAACGGCAAGGAGGTCAAGCACGTCGGCGAGGTCGGTCAGGTCCAGCGTGTCAGCTACACGCGGGGTGACCCCGAGGCCGGGTGA
- a CDS encoding FtsK/SpoIIIE family DNA translocase: MPSRASGTGKAAKKAPAKKAAAKKPPAKKAPAKKAPAKKPAAKAKGKSAPKPAPSPTGGLFRLVKACWLGLAHAVAAVFRGIGRSGKALDPAHRKDGLALLLLGLALVVAAGTWSNLQGPVGDLVEMLVTGAFGRLDLLVPILLGVISVRLIRHPEKPDANGRIVIGLSALLIGVLGLVHIGCGAPGRGGGGDAVRDAGGLIGWGVSSPLISTVGEMLAVALLGLITVFGLLVVTATPVNAIPQRLRAAGVRLGLVQPLEPYDEEDEAAEDYAASPSRRSHSMRKDHLDPALAEKEALDRRRTARKGRRGAGTQDPLPESASAAGAIGAGAGDGERTLDAVDVAAAAAASLDGAVVNGIQPSPLVADLTSSVSKARAKGQRAGAAGPVAPDEDEHSGGSPVPDLTKAPAPPEPAELPPRAEQLQLAGDITYSLPSLDLLDRGGPGRTRSAANDQVVQSLTTVFTEFKVDAAVTGFTRGPTVTRYEIELGPGVKVEKITALAKNIAYAVASPDVRIINPIPGKSAVGIEIPNTDREMVSLGDVLRAAEASGEEHPLLAGLGKDVEGGYVSANLAKMPHILVAGATGSGKSSCINCLITSVMARATPEDVRMVLVDPKRVELNAYEGIPHLITPIITNPKKAAEALQWVVREMDLRYDDLAAFGFRHIDDFNEAVRSGRATAPEGSERELAPYPYLLVIVDELADLMMVAPRDVEDAIVRITQLARAAGIHLVLATQRPSVDVVTGLIKANVPSRLGFSTSSLADSRVILDQAGAEKLIGKGDGLFLPMGSSKPVRMQGAFVTEREIGVIVDHCKSQMAPVFRDDVTVGQGQKKEIDEEIGDDMDLLCQAAELVVSTQFGSTSMLQRKLRVGFAKAGRLMDLMESRGVVGPSEGSKARDVLVKPDELDGVLTVIRGGGQ, translated from the coding sequence ATGCCCTCACGTGCGTCGGGAACAGGAAAGGCAGCCAAGAAAGCCCCAGCGAAGAAGGCTGCCGCGAAAAAGCCCCCGGCGAAGAAGGCCCCCGCCAAGAAGGCGCCGGCCAAGAAGCCGGCGGCCAAGGCGAAAGGCAAGAGCGCGCCGAAGCCCGCCCCTTCGCCCACCGGTGGCCTCTTCCGGCTGGTGAAGGCGTGCTGGCTCGGCCTCGCTCACGCGGTCGCCGCCGTCTTCCGCGGCATAGGGCGCAGCGGCAAGGCCCTCGACCCGGCACACCGCAAGGACGGCCTGGCGCTGCTGCTGCTCGGCCTGGCGCTGGTGGTCGCGGCAGGCACCTGGTCCAACCTCCAGGGCCCGGTCGGCGACCTGGTCGAGATGCTGGTCACCGGCGCCTTCGGCCGGCTGGACCTCCTGGTGCCGATACTGCTCGGCGTCATCTCCGTACGGCTCATCCGGCATCCGGAGAAGCCGGATGCCAACGGCCGTATCGTCATCGGGCTTTCGGCGCTGTTGATCGGCGTGCTCGGGCTCGTGCACATCGGCTGCGGGGCGCCCGGCCGGGGTGGGGGCGGCGACGCGGTGCGGGACGCCGGCGGCCTCATCGGCTGGGGGGTCTCCAGCCCGCTGATCTCCACCGTCGGCGAGATGCTCGCGGTGGCGCTCCTGGGCCTGATCACCGTCTTCGGCCTGCTCGTCGTCACGGCCACGCCCGTGAACGCCATCCCGCAGCGGCTGCGCGCGGCAGGAGTCCGGCTCGGGCTCGTCCAGCCCCTGGAGCCGTACGACGAGGAAGACGAAGCCGCCGAGGACTACGCGGCTTCCCCGTCCCGCCGCTCGCACAGCATGCGCAAGGACCATCTCGACCCGGCGCTCGCCGAGAAGGAAGCGCTCGACCGCCGGCGTACGGCCCGCAAGGGCAGGCGCGGCGCCGGCACCCAGGATCCGCTGCCCGAGAGCGCCTCGGCCGCAGGGGCGATCGGTGCCGGTGCGGGTGACGGCGAGCGGACGCTGGACGCGGTCGACGTGGCCGCCGCGGCTGCCGCCTCGCTGGACGGCGCCGTGGTCAACGGGATCCAGCCCTCCCCGCTGGTCGCCGACCTGACCAGCTCCGTGTCCAAGGCGCGCGCCAAGGGGCAGCGCGCGGGCGCCGCCGGACCCGTGGCGCCGGACGAGGACGAGCACTCCGGGGGCAGCCCCGTACCCGACCTGACCAAGGCCCCCGCGCCGCCCGAGCCCGCCGAGCTGCCGCCGCGTGCCGAGCAGCTTCAGCTCGCCGGAGACATCACCTACTCGCTGCCCTCCCTCGACCTGCTGGACCGGGGTGGGCCCGGGCGTACCCGCAGCGCGGCGAACGACCAGGTGGTGCAGTCACTGACCACGGTGTTCACCGAGTTCAAGGTCGACGCCGCCGTCACCGGCTTCACCCGTGGCCCCACCGTGACCCGCTATGAGATCGAGCTGGGCCCCGGCGTGAAGGTCGAGAAGATCACCGCGCTTGCCAAGAACATCGCCTACGCCGTGGCGAGCCCGGACGTGCGCATCATCAACCCGATTCCCGGCAAGTCCGCGGTGGGTATCGAGATCCCCAACACCGACCGCGAGATGGTCAGCCTCGGCGATGTGCTGCGCGCCGCGGAGGCGTCCGGCGAGGAGCACCCGCTGCTCGCCGGGCTCGGCAAGGACGTCGAGGGGGGGTATGTCTCGGCCAATCTCGCGAAGATGCCGCACATCCTGGTCGCCGGTGCCACCGGATCCGGGAAGTCCTCCTGCATCAACTGCCTGATCACCTCCGTGATGGCCAGAGCGACCCCCGAGGACGTACGGATGGTGCTGGTCGACCCCAAGCGGGTGGAGCTGAACGCCTACGAGGGCATTCCCCACCTGATCACGCCGATCATCACCAACCCCAAGAAGGCAGCCGAGGCTCTCCAGTGGGTCGTGCGCGAGATGGATCTGCGCTACGACGACCTGGCGGCGTTCGGATTCCGCCACATCGACGACTTCAACGAGGCGGTGCGCTCGGGCCGGGCCACGGCCCCCGAGGGCAGCGAGCGAGAGCTGGCCCCGTACCCGTATCTGCTGGTCATCGTGGACGAGCTGGCGGACTTGATGATGGTGGCTCCGCGCGATGTGGAGGACGCGATCGTGCGGATCACCCAGCTCGCGCGCGCGGCGGGCATCCATCTGGTGCTGGCCACCCAGCGGCCCTCGGTGGACGTGGTCACCGGTCTCATCAAGGCGAATGTGCCCTCCCGCCTCGGCTTCTCCACGTCCTCTCTCGCCGACAGCCGGGTCATCCTCGACCAGGCGGGCGCCGAGAAGCTCATCGGCAAGGGTGACGGGCTGTTCCTGCCGATGGGCTCCAGCAAGCCGGTGCGTATGCAGGGTGCCTTCGTCACCGAGCGCGAGATCGGCGTCATCGTCGATCACTGCAAGTCACAGATGGCGCCGGTCTTCCGGGACGACGTGACCGTCGGACAGGGCCAGAAGAAGGAGATCGACGAGGAGATCGGCGACGACATGGACCTGCTCTGCCAGGCGGCGGAGCTGGTCGTCTCCACCCAGTTCGGCTCCACCTCGATGCTCCAGCGCAAGCTGCGGGTGGGTTTCGCCAAGGCCGGGCGGCTGATGGACCTGATGGAGTCGCGGGGAGTGGTGGGGCCGAGCGAGGGCTCCAAGGCGCGGGATGTGCTGGTCAAGCCGGACGAGCTGGACGGGGTGCTGACGGTGATCAGGGGCGGCGGGCAGTAG
- a CDS encoding response regulator, with protein MVQKAKILLVDDRPENLLALEAILSALDQTLVRASSGEEALKALLTDDFAVILLDVQMPGMDGFETAAHIKRRERTRDIPIIFLTAINHGPHHTFRGYAAGAVDYISKPFDPWVLRAKVSVFVDLYMKNVQLREQASLLRLQLEGNGAPQGGETHEESGEAPGLLVELSARLAAVEEQAEALTKQLGDSADAATAATAAHLERKLTGLRSALDALEPGTGGGPSAQVPSQN; from the coding sequence ATGGTGCAGAAGGCCAAGATCCTCCTGGTCGATGACCGGCCGGAGAATCTGCTGGCGCTGGAGGCCATTCTCTCCGCGCTCGATCAGACGCTGGTGCGGGCATCGTCAGGGGAGGAAGCGCTCAAAGCGCTGCTGACGGACGACTTCGCGGTCATTCTGCTGGATGTTCAGATGCCGGGCATGGACGGCTTCGAGACAGCGGCGCATATCAAGCGCCGAGAGCGCACCCGTGACATTCCCATCATCTTCCTCACGGCCATCAACCACGGGCCGCACCACACCTTCCGCGGCTACGCGGCAGGCGCGGTCGACTACATCTCCAAGCCCTTCGACCCCTGGGTGCTGCGGGCCAAGGTCTCGGTCTTCGTCGACCTCTACATGAAGAACGTCCAACTGCGCGAGCAGGCATCCTTGCTGCGCCTCCAGTTGGAGGGCAACGGAGCCCCACAGGGCGGTGAGACGCACGAGGAGAGCGGCGAGGCCCCCGGGCTGCTGGTCGAACTCTCCGCGCGGCTGGCGGCCGTGGAGGAGCAGGCTGAGGCGCTCACCAAGCAGTTGGGAGACTCGGCCGACGCGGCCACGGCGGCGACCGCCGCACACCTGGAGCGCAAACTCACCGGGCTGCGCAGCGCACTTGACGCCCTGGAACCCGGGACGGGCGGCGGCCCCTCCGCGCAGGTGCCGTCCCAGAACTGA
- a CDS encoding HAMP domain-containing protein: MESGAAARSTNTRAKGGRSRKNGTIEVEAASVNKLLTALTAMRDGNFRKRLTVTGDGPMAEIAAVFNEVADQNLHLTGELSRVRRVVGREGKLTERLQTGTCEGSWAAAIDAANALVDDLVRPVSEVGRVLSAVSDGDLEQRMDLRSRGNEGGGHPLRGEFLKVGRTVNGLVDQLSAFTDEVTRVASEVGTEGKLGGQARVRGMSGSWKDLTDSVNTMASRLTAQVRDIALVTTAVAKGDLSRKVTVHVAGEMLELKNTVNTMVDQLSSFQSEVTRVAREVGTEGELGGQARVQGVAGVWKDLTDSVNLMAGNLTSQVREIAQVTTAVANGDLSQKITVNARGEVAQLAETINAMTDTLRTLADEVTRAASEVGTDGVLGGQAAVPGAAGIWKDLTDSVNTAFRNLTAQVRDIAQVTTAVANGDLSQKVTVDVSGEMQELKNTVNTMVDQLSAFGAEVTRVAREIGVEGELGGQAAVPGAAGTWKDLTDSVNTAFRNLTGQVRNIAQVTTAVANGDLSQKVTVDVSGEMLQLKNTVNTMVDQLSSFAEQVTRMARDVGTEGRLGGQARVDGVSGTWKDLTNSVNFMANNLTSQVRQIAQVTTAVARGDLSQKIEVDARGEILELKNTINTMVDQLSAFADQVTRVSREVGTDGRLGGQAQVPGVAGVWRDLTDSVNGMAGNLTTQVRNISQVATAVARGDLSQKIDVDARGEILELKTTLNTMVDQLSSFAEQVTRVAREVGTEGILGGQAEVKGVSGTWKDLTQSVNFMANNLTSQVRNIAEVTTAVAQGDLSKKITVDAKGEVLALVTTVNTMVDTLSSFAEQVTRVAREVGTEGQLGGQARVRDVSGIWKDLTDNVNLMANNLTGQVRNISQVATAVANGDLTKKVTVEASGEIAQLADTVNTMVTTLSSFAEQVTRVAREVGTDGVLGGQARVPGVAGTWKDLTESVNSMASNLTGQVRQIAMVTTAIAKGDLTKKIDIEANGEILQLKTTINTMVDQLSSFAEQVTRVAREVGTEGQLGGQARVPGVAGTWKDLTDSVNEMAGNLTRQVRAIAEVATAVTRGDHNVRIDVEAAGEILELQGYINTMIANLRETTLANQEQDWLKGNLARISGLMQGRRDLRDVAGLIMSELTPVVSAQHGAFFISLPTGTPEGAVGVGAGPGEDGSYELRMLGSYGYSTDSMPTSFRPGESLVGTAAKEKRTIQMGNVPPGYLKISSGLGEAPPAHVVVLPVIFEGTVLGVIELASFQPFGQIHKDFLNQIAEMIATSVNTISVNMRTERLLEQSQELTAQLKERSGELENRQKALQESNAALEEKAEQLAQTNSDIEIKNREIEEARQVLEERAEQLSVSMRYKSEFLANMSHELRTPLNSLLILAKLLADNADSNLSPKQVEFAETIHGAGSDLLQLINDILDLSKVEAGKMDVSPTRIALVQLVDYVEATFRPLTAEKGLDFSVRVSPELPATLHTDEQRLLQVLRNLLSNAVKFTDTGAVELVIRSARTDVPDSIREQMLEHGSLRDADADLVAFSVTDTGIGIAQSKMRVIFEAFKQADGTTSRKYGGTGLGLSISREIARLLGGEIYAASEPGRGSTFTLYLPLHPTELPPQGYPQLASGATLAITAAAGTGAAAAEPVETAEGPSTGGEAGPSTAQEAAEEAAHSLADRHRKRDASGQARPELPPEARPVAPASQNGTGPDAGLQSVEYPGSYEEIGDHPVLDPAADQGDGIYGSLVSSAAGVGGGDLAGRKVLIVDDDIRNVFALTSVLEQHGLQVLYAENGREGIEVLEQHDDAAVVLMDIMMPEMDGYATTAAIRKMPQFAGLPIIALTAKAMKGDREKSIESGASDYVTKPVDTDHLLSVMRQWMEGG; the protein is encoded by the coding sequence GTGGAGTCTGGCGCAGCGGCGCGTAGCACCAACACGCGCGCGAAGGGCGGACGGTCCCGGAAGAACGGGACGATCGAGGTCGAAGCGGCCTCCGTCAACAAGCTCCTCACCGCGCTGACCGCGATGCGCGACGGCAACTTCCGCAAGCGTCTCACTGTGACGGGCGACGGCCCCATGGCAGAGATCGCCGCGGTCTTCAACGAGGTCGCGGACCAGAACCTGCATCTGACAGGTGAGCTTTCGCGAGTGCGGCGGGTGGTCGGGCGTGAGGGAAAACTCACAGAGCGGCTACAGACCGGCACCTGCGAAGGCTCCTGGGCGGCGGCGATCGACGCGGCGAACGCGCTGGTGGACGATCTCGTGCGGCCCGTCTCCGAGGTCGGCAGAGTGCTGTCGGCGGTCTCGGACGGTGACCTGGAGCAGCGGATGGATCTGCGCTCGCGGGGCAACGAGGGAGGCGGCCACCCGCTGCGCGGGGAGTTCCTGAAGGTGGGCCGTACGGTCAACGGGCTGGTCGATCAGCTGTCCGCGTTCACGGACGAGGTCACCAGGGTCGCGAGCGAGGTCGGCACCGAAGGGAAGCTGGGCGGCCAGGCGCGGGTGCGGGGCATGTCCGGCTCCTGGAAGGACCTGACGGACTCCGTCAACACGATGGCCTCGCGGCTGACGGCTCAGGTGCGGGACATCGCGCTGGTGACGACCGCGGTCGCGAAGGGAGACCTGTCACGCAAGGTGACGGTGCACGTCGCGGGCGAGATGCTGGAGCTGAAGAACACCGTCAACACGATGGTCGACCAGCTCTCCTCGTTCCAGTCGGAGGTCACCAGGGTCGCGCGTGAGGTCGGCACCGAGGGCGAGCTGGGCGGTCAGGCGCGGGTGCAGGGCGTCGCGGGGGTCTGGAAGGACCTGACGGACTCCGTCAACCTGATGGCGGGCAACCTCACCTCTCAAGTGCGCGAGATCGCCCAGGTGACCACTGCGGTGGCCAACGGCGACCTGTCGCAGAAGATCACGGTGAACGCGCGCGGCGAAGTCGCGCAGTTGGCCGAGACCATCAACGCGATGACGGACACGCTGCGCACCCTGGCCGACGAGGTCACGCGGGCGGCCAGCGAGGTCGGCACGGACGGTGTGCTGGGCGGCCAGGCGGCCGTGCCGGGGGCCGCGGGGATCTGGAAGGACCTGACGGACTCGGTCAACACGGCCTTCCGCAACCTGACGGCTCAGGTGCGGGACATCGCGCAGGTGACGACGGCGGTGGCCAACGGTGACCTGTCGCAGAAGGTGACCGTCGATGTCTCCGGCGAGATGCAGGAGTTGAAGAACACCGTCAACACGATGGTGGATCAGCTGTCCGCCTTCGGCGCCGAGGTCACCCGCGTCGCCCGGGAGATCGGCGTGGAGGGCGAACTGGGCGGCCAGGCCGCCGTGCCGGGCGCGGCGGGCACGTGGAAGGACCTGACCGATTCGGTCAACACCGCGTTCCGCAACCTGACCGGTCAGGTCCGCAACATCGCCCAGGTGACGACGGCGGTGGCCAACGGCGACCTGTCGCAGAAGGTCACGGTGGACGTCTCCGGCGAGATGCTCCAGCTGAAGAACACCGTCAACACGATGGTGGATCAGCTCTCTTCCTTCGCCGAGCAGGTCACCAGGATGGCCAGGGACGTCGGTACGGAAGGCAGGCTGGGCGGTCAGGCGCGGGTGGACGGCGTCTCGGGCACCTGGAAGGACCTGACCAACTCCGTCAACTTCATGGCGAACAACCTCACCTCTCAGGTGCGTCAGATCGCCCAGGTGACCACGGCCGTCGCGCGCGGTGACCTGTCGCAGAAGATCGAGGTCGACGCGCGCGGCGAGATCCTGGAGCTGAAGAACACCATCAACACGATGGTCGACCAGCTCTCCGCCTTCGCCGACCAGGTCACCCGCGTCTCCCGTGAGGTCGGTACCGACGGCAGGCTGGGCGGTCAGGCCCAGGTGCCGGGTGTCGCGGGCGTGTGGCGGGACCTGACGGATTCGGTGAACGGGATGGCGGGCAATCTCACCACCCAGGTGCGCAACATCTCGCAGGTGGCGACCGCTGTGGCGCGTGGTGACCTGTCGCAGAAGATCGATGTGGACGCGCGCGGCGAGATCCTGGAGCTGAAGACCACCCTGAACACGATGGTCGATCAGCTGTCGTCCTTCGCCGAGCAGGTGACCCGGGTCGCGCGCGAAGTGGGCACCGAGGGCATCCTGGGCGGCCAGGCCGAGGTCAAGGGTGTCTCGGGCACCTGGAAGGACCTCACCCAGTCCGTCAACTTCATGGCGAACAACCTGACTTCGCAGGTGCGCAACATCGCGGAGGTCACCACGGCGGTCGCACAGGGCGATCTGTCGAAGAAGATCACCGTGGATGCCAAGGGCGAGGTTCTCGCGCTGGTGACGACGGTCAACACGATGGTCGACACGCTCTCGTCGTTCGCCGAGCAGGTGACCCGGGTGGCCCGCGAGGTGGGCACCGAGGGCCAGTTGGGCGGCCAGGCACGGGTGCGGGACGTCTCCGGCATCTGGAAGGACCTGACCGACAACGTCAACCTGATGGCCAACAACCTGACCGGACAGGTCAGGAACATCTCCCAGGTCGCCACGGCGGTCGCCAACGGTGACCTGACCAAGAAGGTCACCGTCGAGGCCAGCGGCGAGATCGCACAGCTCGCCGACACGGTCAACACGATGGTGACGACGCTGTCCTCGTTCGCCGAGCAGGTCACGCGCGTGGCCCGCGAGGTGGGCACGGACGGCGTGCTGGGCGGCCAGGCGCGGGTGCCGGGCGTGGCGGGTACGTGGAAGGACCTGACGGAGTCGGTGAACTCCATGGCCTCCAACCTGACGGGCCAGGTCCGCCAGATCGCCATGGTCACCACCGCCATCGCCAAGGGCGACCTCACCAAGAAGATCGACATCGAGGCCAACGGGGAGATCCTCCAGCTCAAGACGACCATCAACACGATGGTCGACCAGCTCTCGTCGTTCGCCGAGCAGGTGACCCGGGTGGCCCGCGAGGTGGGCACCGAGGGCCAGTTGGGCGGCCAGGCGCGGGTGCCGGGCGTCGCGGGTACGTGGAAGGACCTGACCGATTCCGTCAACGAGATGGCGGGCAACCTGACCCGTCAGGTGCGGGCCATCGCCGAGGTCGCCACCGCGGTGACGCGGGGCGACCACAACGTGCGCATCGACGTGGAGGCCGCGGGCGAGATCCTGGAGCTCCAGGGTTACATCAACACGATGATCGCCAACCTCCGTGAGACGACCCTCGCCAACCAGGAGCAGGACTGGCTCAAGGGCAACCTCGCGCGGATCTCCGGTCTGATGCAGGGCCGCCGTGATCTGCGGGACGTGGCGGGTCTGATCATGAGCGAGCTGACGCCGGTGGTCTCGGCGCAGCACGGCGCCTTCTTCATCTCGCTGCCCACCGGCACGCCCGAGGGCGCGGTCGGCGTGGGTGCGGGGCCCGGCGAGGACGGCTCGTACGAGCTTCGGATGCTGGGCAGTTACGGATACTCCACCGACAGCATGCCCACCTCCTTCCGGCCCGGTGAGTCCCTGGTGGGGACGGCCGCGAAGGAGAAGCGCACGATCCAGATGGGCAATGTGCCGCCCGGATACCTGAAGATTTCCTCCGGGCTGGGTGAGGCCCCGCCCGCGCATGTGGTCGTGCTGCCCGTCATCTTCGAGGGCACCGTCCTGGGCGTGATCGAGCTGGCGTCCTTCCAGCCGTTCGGGCAGATCCACAAGGACTTCCTGAACCAGATCGCGGAGATGATCGCGACCAGCGTCAACACCATCAGCGTCAACATGCGAACCGAGCGGCTGCTGGAGCAGTCGCAGGAGCTGACCGCACAGCTCAAGGAGCGCTCCGGCGAGCTGGAGAACCGGCAAAAGGCCCTCCAGGAGTCCAACGCGGCGCTGGAGGAGAAGGCCGAGCAACTCGCCCAGACCAACAGCGACATCGAGATCAAGAACAGGGAGATCGAGGAGGCCAGGCAGGTCCTGGAGGAGCGCGCCGAGCAGTTGTCCGTCTCGATGCGCTACAAGTCGGAATTCCTGGCCAACATGTCGCACGAGCTGCGCACCCCGCTCAACTCGCTGCTCATCCTCGCCAAGCTGCTGGCCGACAACGCCGACTCCAACTTGTCTCCGAAGCAGGTGGAGTTCGCCGAGACGATCCACGGCGCGGGCTCCGACCTGCTCCAGCTGATCAACGACATCCTGGACCTGTCGAAGGTCGAGGCGGGCAAGATGGACGTCAGCCCGACGCGCATCGCGCTGGTGCAGCTGGTGGACTACGTGGAGGCGACCTTCCGGCCGCTGACGGCGGAGAAGGGCCTGGACTTCTCGGTGCGGGTCTCGCCCGAGCTGCCCGCGACCTTGCACACGGACGAGCAGCGGCTGCTCCAGGTGCTGCGCAACCTGCTGTCCAACGCGGTCAAGTTCACCGACACCGGCGCCGTGGAGCTGGTGATCCGGTCGGCTCGCACGGATGTTCCCGACTCGATTCGCGAGCAGATGCTGGAGCACGGCTCACTGCGGGACGCGGACGCCGATCTGGTCGCGTTCTCGGTGACGGACACCGGTATCGGGATCGCGCAGAGCAAGATGCGCGTCATCTTCGAGGCGTTCAAACAGGCCGACGGCACCACGAGTCGCAAATACGGCGGCACGGGCCTGGGCCTGTCCATCAGCCGGGAGATCGCCCGACTGCTGGGGGGCGAGATCTACGCCGCCAGCGAGCCGGGCCGGGGCTCGACCTTCACGCTCTACCTGCCGCTGCATCCCACCGAGTTGCCGCCGCAGGGCTATCCGCAGCTCGCCTCGGGCGCGACGCTCGCCATCACCGCGGCGGCGGGGACCGGCGCGGCGGCTGCCGAGCCCGTGGAGACGGCTGAGGGGCCCTCCACGGGCGGCGAGGCCGGTCCCTCGACCGCGCAGGAGGCGGCCGAGGAGGCAGCCCACTCTCTGGCCGACAGGCACCGTAAGAGGGACGCCTCGGGGCAGGCGCGGCCCGAACTGCCGCCGGAGGCACGGCCGGTGGCTCCGGCGTCGCAGAACGGCACGGGGCCGGACGCCGGACTTCAGTCCGTGGAGTATCCCGGGTCCTATGAGGAAATCGGCGACCATCCCGTCCTCGATCCTGCGGCGGACCAGGGAGACGGCATCTACGGCAGCCTGGTGTCCTCGGCGGCCGGCGTCGGCGGGGGCGACCTGGCCGGCCGGAAGGTGCTCATCGTCGATGACGACATCCGGAACGTCTTCGCGCTCACCAGCGTGCTGGAGCAGCACGGTCTTCAGGTGCTCTACGCGGAGAACGGCCGGGAGGGCATCGAGGTGCTGGAGCAGCACGACGACGCGGCCGTCGTGCTCATGGACATCATGATGCCGGAGATGGACGGCTACGCCACGACGGCGGCCATCCGGAAGATGCCGCAGTTCGCCGGGCTGCCGATCATCGCGCTGACGGCGAAAGCCATGAAGGGCGACCGGGAGAAGAGTATCGAGTCGGGCGCCTCGGACTATGTCACCAAGCCGGTGGACACGGATCACCTGTTGTCCGTCATGCGGCAGTGGATGGAGGGCGGGTGA